From Solanum stenotomum isolate F172 chromosome 2, ASM1918654v1, whole genome shotgun sequence:
NNNNNNNNNNNNNNNNNNNNNNNNNNNNNNNNNNNNNNNNNNNNNNNNNNNNNNNNNNNNNNNNNNNNNNNNNNNNNNNNNNNNNNNNNNNNNNNNNNNNNNNNNNNNNNNNNNNNNNNNNNNNNNNNNNNNNNNNNNNNNNNNNNNNNNNNNNNNNNNNNNNNNNNNNNNNNNNGTCCCATCCCCCCAAAACCCGTCCCATCCCatatatatagtgggacgggatggGACTTATTTTTGTCCCCCCAATCCCGGTCCTGGCCAAATCCCCCCAGCACCGTCTCGTCCCCCAGTCCCCGTCCCCGTGCCCTTGCTAGCCCTAGTTCAATATGAGATTTttcttgggtcaacttcaaacgatcataaatCTTAGCACATAAAGAATTAGGTGGCctatgacctatcaaattaaataaagatctttgagtcctctttccaactccgccAAATTTGCTTCATTTCGAGCTTGCAGTAAAAAGATATGTCTGTTTTAGTAAAGCCTTCTTTTTAAGGCATTTAAATCGTTTTTAGATGGGTAGTTTGGTTTTTAGATGTGAAAAGGTGTcagcttttaatataatataaaacacacaaacaaacaaacaaataaatataatataaaatacataatGTATTCTAAATTGGGTATTTGAAGTTAGgggtattataataatttaacattcaagttagagagttcatacttttaaggtatacataacataatataaacaaatagaTATATAAGTTTCCCGTTAATATTAGTGGGAAAAATGAAGCAATATTTGACTTGGTCATCAGTTATGATCAACATTGATAACATATATACCTATATACAATATAAACAATCATAGTGTATacataatatacatacttatccatatttattaattagatGGCCGAATAATTTTTACCTAATTTTCACTTTAATATTAGTGGGAATAATGAAGCAAAATTTGAGTTGGTCATCAATATGATTAGTATTAGTTTTTTGGGGGGTGTTCTAGTTTGATAGAGATCCGTATGTACGGATCAAGAAAAAATGAATCTCTATCCACTGAACAAGAAAAAAGATTGGACAATTTACAATCTTTAGGCTCAACTTAATTTTTTCAGACTCTCAACTTTACCGTGTGAAAAGTAAGCAGCgattctatttcatttttaaatccCAACATCACAAAAGGCTTCCATATTTTTTGGTTTCGCACCCGGTGTCCAGTACCCACATTAAAGTCCAACTAAATCCAAATTTACGCCGAAAAGTCTCACATTTGAAGTCCGACTAGATCCAAATTTGCGGGTAAAACACTCTCTAACAAAGGCAGCTTTGTAATCAGGGGGACTTAAAACCCGAGCCCTCTGGTTTAGAATAGATGAGtataccactccaccacaacccttgttggtctCAGAAGACTTCCATTATTAGAACATAAAATGTCGTCCATCTCACGGTTCGTAAACAATCTCCACACCAGCTGGGGTAAAAAGGAACTCCAAAATCCCACTTCATCTAATTCATGATAATAAGACCTTCACATTGTTTATGATGATAACTATATCATCCATTACAGAACACCTCACTACAACCAATAATCGTTTCCAATAGCTGGAGAACTCAAGATATTAGATTATTAGAATaggaaaagagtaaaaaatatcCTTGAGGTATGACAAAACGGCTCTAAAATAGTCACTTTCCAccttttggtctaaaaatacccTCAATAACCAACCAACAACAGTTGTTTCCAATAGCTTCAGAAACAAAACAATGTGATACGGCCTGCTTCAAGACCTGTCACATTGCTCATCTGAAAAGGGccttttaccaaaaaaatattgagtaGAATAGAGTGGCCACAAACGTTTAACATTTGCTGTACTCATAGAGAATCTCCTGCCAAATGAAACACATTTACATTTCTGAACTGAAAACACTcgagaaaaaacaaaaatggaaCACAAGTAATCTGTGGCCTGCAATAAAACTAGCCACAAACTGTATGTATTGATATATTATATAAGATTGTTTCTCCATATGTCCTAACTAGCATGGTGAATAAGTAACTTGAAGATTCATGATCCCAATACAAAAGCATGTATCTCAGCCCAGCTAGAGGCAGTATAGAGAACACCAGAAAGTCCCGTCCAACTTGATGAGTCCAACACAGTGTACATCTTCTGTTTCTGGACAACACCTGGAAAAAGAGGAACAAAAGAAACACCAAAATGATTCCCCACCCTCCTCAGACTTGAGCTCGAACCAAGCACAATGCCAACATCTGCTTCCAGCAAGCAAAGTAAGTCACCAACTGAATCCCCTATATATACTGTCAGATTCTTTTTGTCGTTGCGACAGTTCATTAGAATTTTACTAAAAGCTTGAACCTTGTCAATGGGTGATTCAACTTTCTTAACAATTTCACCAGTAGATAGAGATTCTTGAAATATCAACTCATTGGCATGTATATCTAGACCATCTATGCCCCCTGTTCAACACAAGACAGCAAATAGATAACTTATTTATAAACCAAAAAGGCAGGAAAAAATTTAACATCTCACTGGAAACTAAAAACTGACAAGAATTGCATAATTACAAATGAAAAGGGAACTGTCAACTAAGACCAACCAtagcaaaaataaaagagagcTCATGTGATCGATGATCTTTGAGACCCAACTAAAGATTATAAGCACACTAAAACTTCTCTTCCAGACTAAGAGAAGAAATCATTGACAATGTTAACAACTCTAGTAGacttaaaaggaaaagataacTCAAAAAGGGAGGAGAACACATGACACAAATAAGAACAGGGGAAACCAAGGTATATTTGAAAAACAAGGAATGATCAACTTTTTCCTCCACTCTTTTTCCATTTCCccttcctttcttctttttctttaagaaaGTTGTTTCCTTTCCCATGGTACAAGAAAAGGATAGCGGGTGGAAGCAAATTGGCATGACAAAGAGGGACAAATGTCACTTAGCATCCAAAAAACATTCAGCAAATTTTCTAGCATATCCAGGTGCaactaagaaataaaaagaCATTGAAGTAGTCATGAAAAGGTAGGCAGACCATAACAATCAACTTGACAACAATAATATTCACAGATCTAGCATATACAACTGAAACATGATGATTAGTGCACATATGTTCAAACTGAAGTTCCATTTTACTAAGTTGTCATTATCAATGAAATACCTGATGAAAAGGAAGACCTAATAAGGTCACCACACCAGCAATAGGAGAGGACATGAATGTCTGCATTCAGACTTTCATTTCTTATTATGCTCTGGAAAAAGTCGGTGCAACCATCCTGGAGAATCAATTGCTGCCCAGCTCGTTTAATGTCTTCAAGGTTCAGACCTTTCAGTACCCCAGATTCAACTACCCTACTATTCGCCCTTTTCTCAAAATCAGAAAGTTGCTCAACCGTTCTACAGAGTCTTCCGTAATCAAATTTTTCCGCTGTAAAAGTAAGATTCTTAGAACAGTTCATCCCAGCTGATCAGCAATATTATGACATAGGGAGGTTGGAAAACATCAAAAGATTAATTAAACAGTGTTACCTTTTTCAGTAAGTAATATCTTCTCTATACATTGCTCATACTCTTCCGTGTACTGCTTAGAGAGATCTCCCCATGCATTCTTTAAATCAGCCAACGACATCCTTGAAATTTGATTCTCTGGCTGATTTTGATCAGATTTTGGTGCTGTTATAATTGCAATTTCAGCCAAGATGGCAGAAGAATCAACAATCGTGcatgtcaaatcaaaatcagaaaATATTGTTAGCCGCTGTTCCGCAGGGTTGTGATCTTTTGACAAAGGGATGATAGCTTTCTGAACAAGTGGCTGGGCTAAGAAGAACTGGATTTCAAGTTTCATTGCTTGATGATAAAGCTTCTCAATAATGTCAAGCTCCTCGCCTGTCAAAGTGACACTCAGTTTATCCAACAAGTCCTCTGTCTGTAGAGCTGATGCCTATTATTCAATAAACAAGATAtttcagttcagttaagtaGAATGTGTGGTATGTCATAAATATCTTTCATAAGCTGAATTCATCAGTTTGACGAGAATGGAATAAACAGCCACAAACCTGGAAACCTTCAGAGGCATAACTGTCAATCCACTTCTGGTATGGATGATTTTTCTCTCCCTCAAGAAACACTTGCAGCTCATTACCAATGTAGGCATAAAGTCTCATGCAAGGTGTCATAGCACCTAGAGTATAAGCAGCCAACTTTGTTTTCTCAAATGGAGTGGCAAGTTTAGCAGCTTTTACCCCTTCAACCTTTCCTGAAGCTGTGGCTAATAAGAAATCTGTGTACTTGGCCGTTGCAGGGTTAATAGTGCACTCCTTGACCAGATCAATGCCCCACTCCTACAGAAGTGACTGTGAGATTATTTATTTTCCCAAGCAAGAAGATAATTTTGTGTGCATAAAGAGAGTTTCTAATGTTCTTTGATACATAGGTCATAAGATACAATATCGAAATCattaaggggtcatttggtagggtgtataaaaataatgctaaatagagtgtattagtaatggtTACATTAATTATGCTAAATaaagtgtattagtaatgtttgcattaattatgcttgcattatttcttaagcattgcatatttttttaaaacatactctctctgtccctaattacttgtccacttttgaattgacacacctattaagaaaacaatgattgacatagtgagtttaccattttatccctattaattatgaagtggatgaattaaaaacttaagattttcaagaagttctacctttttcaaagtaattaattgagggtataataggtaaaaagaatttgtcctttcttgatttgtcaaaatggacaagtaattagggacaactacaaaaggaaaagcgaacaagtaattagggacagagggggtatttatttacaaagatacccggaaaagatgtaaaaaaaaaggttttgaggggtaattgggtctttaaccatgctaatgcatgcattaaatcctcctgcattactaataccatggatttccaTGTATTACTACTACACTCCTCAATACACAATtgagtgtataactaatacttgcattagttatacataggttgaaaaaacgtaccaaacaaggtactgcTAACACACAAATGCATTGCTAATGCATGTAGTATTTCttttaatacactctaccaaacgatccctaaCGGTTAACAACAGTTCCTATCACTTTCAGTAACCGCACATCTTAACTTCCTTGACAAATTAGTTATGCTCCAGAAAAATAATGAGAATTTGTTTTACAAATAGAAATCAAGATTTAACACAATATGTAGCTCTCATATGTGCTATGTGTAAAGTACTAAGCTATATAATAAATTCGGACTATATATACATCTAGGCAGCTCAAAATATTAGCTATTGTGAATCCACAATGATCAACCAGTTGAGCATTAACTATGGACAtcgtgccatttctaaagtaaAGCAGGAAATGTCTTGGGAAATCAAGAAGCTTGCCATGATAGTACAGAGAAACTAACAGTCTGCTGATAGTGCCATTGGTCCATTCATTCAGAATTTCCCTCTCTTGTCCTTTCTGCAACTGTATCCCAACAGCATATCTTATTCATTATTAGCAACAAACTCACAAGAATACCAAAATGCATCGATTATTCATCAGCATTAAGTCTTCCACAATGCATAACCAATTTTAAACACAGGTCCTTCACATCTCATTAACTTCAGGCAGACCTTGGATCTCCCTTCCAGGCTTAGTTCAAGTTTCTACGGCTCAGCAGCAGCTTCTTGGGCTGGGCACCAGTTTGAGGCTGTTCCCGATGTAGTAATGGTACCCACTGCTTCTTCAGAGAATCTGCCTGTTTGTCGCTTGCGGCCTGGGCGGCTCGTTAGGTATGAATATGTCAGATACCTCTGACTCAATTGGTGAAATAGTATCTCTTCCCAAAAAAGcatgtttttttatttaccaacgcacaaaagaaaatattttgtagcGAATGAACAAGATATTGAGGAATTGTTCCTACGTAATCAGAATTATTGACCACATAATAGGGGAATCTTGTGTTCCAACAGAAGCAGAAGTGATGTGAATTATTCAACAATCAAAGTcgattttctttataaaaagcTATCAATGAACTTCTATCTTGGTTCACCGAGCCTGTTGGCATGGTGTTTTGTCCGTTGATAGTGATCCAAGGGAAAAGTATCCCATATAACTATGGTTTATGctcatttcaattttcaaatgcCTTTGCAGATTTGAGGTTTCTCCGCCCAATCATGTGTTGTAGGCTAAGACAAAGTTATTTTCTCCTTAATATTAAGAGTAAAATTTTCCACATAAGCTTAAAGGACATTAACAACTGAGACAAAATGCTCTCGGGCACTTTTTTCGTGGCTTGTCAGTGTTGAATCTTTTTTTAAGTATAATCGCTTTTCAGGGGAGAAGTTTTCTGTTTTTTCTGGCTGGAATTTCAACAGATATGGGTTAAGAAAGGATTTTTTATAATGCAGGTTCTAAATCCTATGACATTCAGGCTCAGAAGTATGGTTCGATTGGATCAAATGCAGCAGAAATTTAATGAGACAGTTACTATTAGCATTAATGTCATGAAGTGGTTGGTGTTGGTCTTCTTTGCAGAAACAGAAGAAAAGTGGAAGACGATAAAGAGATGGAACATGAAGGACAATTTCTGAGTTTTTTATCACTCTTAAATCCAATGAAAGTGGGAAGTACATAAGCATTCAGGAAGCAAGTAAATCTATTCTTATTACACCAGCGGGATCCTTTAAAGAAGGTTGGGGGAATATTGCCCAAAAGTTTATAACTATATCAATGAGACAAACAGAGTGAAGAACTCCCTCCCTGGCAGAAACAGACAAACAGAAACCGCGTACAAAGCAGCCTCAAAAACAGCAGATGGATAACTAAGTAGACAAAAATGTCACAGATAACAGcaagaaacaacaaaatatcTGTAACAGGGGGTTCAGCCAGGCCAGCATCAGATTTGCTCAGCAGATGTCAAGTTGGAAATTTTCAATTGCCACCAAAAGAGACGCCAAATTTGAATGATGTGAGGAAATGGGCCTGAAGTTGTACCATACACTAGGGAGATCAAGGATATATATGATGGAGACAAAGGTCAGGTAAAGACTGTGGGAGGAGACTCAGAGCATTTTTCAGTTTCAATAGGGTTGCATCAAGGATCATCCCTTGGCCCATTTTTATTTGCCTTGGTAATGGATACATTGACGCGGAAAAATTCAAGGTGGATAGTCATGGTGTATATTATTTGCAGATGACATAGTTATGGTTGACAAGACTCGTGGTGGTTTTAATGCTAAATTGAAGGTTTGGAGACAGACTCTGGAGTCTAAAGGGTTCGGATCGAGCAAGAGTCAGGACAAAGAGCAGATACTTGGAGTGCAAGTTCAATGACGTGACTATTAGGCAGATGTGGAAGTGAGGCTTGATACACATGTCATCCAAAAGAGAGGATGTTTCAAGAATATTGGATCTATTTATTATCCAAAGGAATGAGTTTGGTCATGATGTCACCCATCGTATTGGTGCAGGGTGGACGAAGTGGAGGTTCGCATCTGGAGTCTTGTGCGATAATAAGGTACCACCAAACCTTAAAGGCAAGTTCTGCAGAGTAGTGGTTAGACCGGCTTTGTTGTATATCGCGGAGTGTTGGCATGTCAAGGACTCTCATGTTCAGAAGATGAAAGTTGTGGAAATGAGGATGTTGCGATGGATGTTTGGGCATACTAGGAGAGATAGGATTTGAAATAATGATATCCGAGACAAGGTAGGAGTGGCTTTG
This genomic window contains:
- the LOC125855329 gene encoding bifunctional TH2 protein, mitochondrial-like codes for the protein MRSLLLLLSPLRLPIPNPVFNFFNSNSIFRFYSRPSHYLRSAITPPTMASPIEESVGVARRCWINFKKESTFALYTPFIVCLASGTLNIDTFRHYIAQDVHFLKAFVQGYEAAEVCTDDDDAKVGISELRKNIVNELKMHDAVLEEWGIDLVKECTINPATAKYTDFLLATASGKVEGVKAAKLATPFEKTKLAAYTLGAMTPCMRLYAYIGNELQVFLEGEKNHPYQKWIDSYASEGFQASALQTEDLLDKLSVTLTGEELDIIEKLYHQAMKLEIQFFLAQPLVQKAIIPLSKDHNPAEQRLTIFSDFDLTCTIVDSSAILAEIAIITAPKSDQNQPENQISRMSLADLKNAWGDLSKQYTEEYEQCIEKILLTEKAEKFDYGRLCRTVEQLSDFEKRANSRVVESGVLKGLNLEDIKRAGQQLILQDGCTDFFQSIIRNESLNADIHVLSYCWCGDLIRSSFSSGGIDGLDIHANELIFQESLSTGEIVKKVESPIDKVQAFSKILMNCRNDKKNLTVYIGDSVGDLLCLLEADVGIVLGSSSSLRRVGNHFGVSFVPLFPGVVQKQKMYTVLDSSSWTGLSGVLYTASSWAEIHAFVLGS